In the genome of Spartinivicinus poritis, one region contains:
- a CDS encoding GMC family oxidoreductase N-terminal domain-containing protein, producing the protein MYDYIVVGGGSAGSALAGRLSEINDARVLLLEAGPVDSNPYIHIPVGFLKMKGGPLTWGYKTAPQSHLNNREIPFAQARVLGGGGSINAEIFTRGCPQDYDRWANEEGCVGWSFADVLPYYVVV; encoded by the coding sequence ATGTACGATTACATAGTAGTAGGTGGTGGGTCTGCTGGTAGTGCATTGGCAGGGCGATTAAGTGAAATAAATGATGCTCGCGTGTTGTTGCTGGAAGCTGGACCCGTAGATAGCAATCCTTACATCCATATTCCCGTTGGTTTTCTTAAAATGAAAGGCGGGCCTTTGACATGGGGTTACAAAACGGCGCCTCAATCTCACCTCAATAATCGCGAAATCCCATTTGCGCAGGCGCGAGTTCTCGGTGGTGGTGGCTCAATCAATGCTGAAATATTCACGCGTGGTTGTCCTCAAGATTATGACCGTTGGGCCAATGAAGAGGGTTGTGTAGGCTGGTCCTTTGCTGATGTGCTCCCCTATTATGTAGTGGTATAA
- a CDS encoding MATE family efflux transporter, whose product MLSRTGNYLSTKAEIKQLGLLALPIMFSRFSFVAIGFIGIVMAGQISTVDLAAVATGSNIFGFLVHISTGVLSALTPQLAFFFGKKQYDRMAIKMTQALWVALALGLVMAFCFQNIEPLLQWYEVSPELKNRISQYLYIISWGMPAMMLVQLLISFFNSIGQPKPVMFIVLIAMLLNIPVNALFIYGWFGLEPLGGIGCGWGVTFTAVFMLMALFVYYLKQYAHFRLFRFYLAVRINQLKQFLKLGLPISGQIFAELSIMTAISLSIAHLDPTLIAAHQIAINVSEFLLTVLFGISIAITIRTGQTLGQKEPQLAARRSWFAVKLAALIGFVFMAVVLLFSQKIPMLYSNDAAILEVASPLMFFVAILHFFAALKVGVVGALKGYHDTALTVLIYIIGYFCLVFPLGSYFSTFKGQAVQGFWYALILGTALIALLVSLRLRYITENKSFFRKQFKNAGEKKDSVASSI is encoded by the coding sequence ATGCTCTCTAGAACAGGGAATTATCTATCGACCAAAGCTGAAATAAAACAATTGGGTTTGTTGGCGTTGCCCATCATGTTTTCACGTTTTAGTTTTGTTGCTATCGGTTTTATCGGGATTGTGATGGCGGGTCAAATTAGTACGGTTGACCTGGCAGCAGTCGCCACCGGCAGTAATATTTTTGGTTTTTTAGTGCATATTTCAACGGGTGTCTTATCAGCGTTAACCCCGCAACTGGCGTTTTTTTTCGGCAAAAAACAATATGATCGTATGGCTATCAAAATGACCCAGGCGCTCTGGGTTGCTTTGGCTTTAGGGTTAGTTATGGCCTTTTGCTTTCAAAATATTGAGCCTCTACTGCAATGGTATGAGGTTTCTCCTGAGCTAAAAAATAGAATCAGCCAGTACCTCTACATTATTTCTTGGGGAATGCCGGCGATGATGTTAGTGCAGTTATTAATTAGCTTCTTCAATAGCATCGGCCAACCAAAGCCTGTTATGTTTATCGTATTGATAGCTATGTTGCTTAATATTCCTGTTAACGCCCTGTTTATTTATGGTTGGTTTGGGCTGGAGCCGCTAGGGGGGATCGGTTGTGGCTGGGGAGTTACCTTTACGGCAGTGTTTATGTTGATGGCACTGTTTGTTTACTATTTAAAACAGTACGCCCATTTCCGGTTATTTCGTTTTTACCTGGCAGTCAGAATTAATCAGCTGAAGCAGTTTTTAAAGCTTGGTTTACCGATTAGTGGTCAGATTTTTGCGGAACTGAGTATTATGACCGCTATCTCTTTATCGATTGCCCATCTCGACCCAACCCTGATTGCTGCCCACCAGATAGCCATTAATGTGTCAGAGTTTTTGCTAACGGTATTATTTGGTATCAGTATTGCCATCACGATACGAACAGGACAGACCTTAGGGCAAAAAGAGCCGCAGCTCGCTGCTCGGCGCAGTTGGTTTGCAGTGAAACTTGCTGCATTAATAGGGTTTGTGTTTATGGCGGTGGTTTTACTATTTTCCCAAAAAATACCCATGCTCTACAGCAATGATGCAGCTATTTTAGAGGTTGCCAGCCCATTGATGTTTTTTGTGGCTATTTTGCATTTTTTTGCAGCTCTAAAAGTAGGGGTTGTGGGGGCATTAAAAGGTTACCATGATACCGCATTGACCGTTTTAATTTATATTATTGGGTATTTTTGTTTAGTGTTTCCTTTGGGTTCCTATTTCAGCACTTTTAAAGGCCAGGCAGTACAAGGCTTTTGGTATGCATTGATTTTGGGCACAGCACTGATTGCGCTGTTAGTCAGCTTGCGGCTTCGGTATATCACCGAAAATAAAAGTTTTTTTCGTAAGCAATTTAAAAATGCTGGTGAAAAAAAGGATTCTGTTGCATCTAGCATTTAG
- a CDS encoding type II toxin-antitoxin system Phd/YefM family antitoxin: MKTVKSIFADFSVSITDFKQNPMAVVEQAEGEAVVVLDHNQPVFYCVPAEAYELLMDKLEDAELAAVIESRKVQSEQEVSINDL; the protein is encoded by the coding sequence ATGAAAACAGTTAAATCTATATTTGCAGATTTTTCAGTCAGTATTACAGACTTTAAGCAGAACCCCATGGCAGTGGTTGAACAAGCTGAAGGGGAAGCTGTCGTCGTACTAGATCATAATCAGCCAGTATTTTATTGTGTTCCAGCTGAAGCTTATGAGCTGTTAATGGATAAACTAGAAGATGCAGAGCTTGCAGCAGTTATTGAATCTCGCAAAGTGCAGAGTGAGCAGGAAGTGAGTATTAATGACTTATAG